The Pseudomonadota bacterium region CCTCAATATCTCTTCTCTCTCCTTCTTTGTCAATTTAATTGATGACACGCCCTAGAAAAGGAAGGTATAAAAGCGTTTTAAATTTTAAAATATTCAGAGGATAGATACGAAAACTTAGAAAAACAGTCAGTGTTAGGGCACAAAAATCAAGCGTAGACACAATAAGATTTTGATAAATAATATCTCGAATTTCAAATCCCATTTCCCGTAAAAGTCCGCCACAATAAAAATAAACAAAATAAAAATTAAAAGCAGCCCCTGAGGCAATCGCAAAATATGAAAATATTGTTTTCCAAGACACCTTCTCACGTTGCAATTTCTCTTTTAAAATAAGAAGTTTTTGAGTTTTTTCAGGCGCCTGTTGTTTGATATCGTCAAGTACTCTGTTTAAATGCCGCTTCATATCTATAAATGCCGGTGTTTCACGCAAACGTGTTCGAATAATTGACCCGATGACTGCAATCATTGCGCCAATCCAAAACCCACTTCTCCAGTTCAAGCCTTGATGCGTTACAAGATAAGAAATTCCAAGGGCTGCCA contains the following coding sequences:
- a CDS encoding MFS transporter → MKKILKPFLSSLNREQKEAAGLLQLGALFEYFDLMLYVHMAVFLNVLFFPKTDLKTESLLTAFAFCSTYLFRPLGAIFLGYIGDNFGRRVAVILTTMIMAISCIIMATLPTYAQIGITAAWIVTICRVAQGLSSMGEIIGAEIYLTELTKPPVQYSVVGFIGCASRMGAMAALGISYLVTHQGLNWRSGFWIGAMIAVIGSIIRTRLRETPAFIDMKRHLNRVLDDIKQQAPEKTQKLLILKEKLQREKVSWKTIFSYFAIASGAAFNFYFVYFYCGGLLREMGFEIRDIIYQNLIVSTLDFCALTLTVFLSFRIYPLNILKFKTLLYLPFLGRVIN